Within the Pseudomonas orientalis genome, the region GCATGTTGGATCAACCGGAGTTGCCCAATGCTACGTTCGGCCTTGGTCCGCGCGCATTTGGGCATCCGGGGGCAGGGGGCTCGGTAGGGTTTGCCGACCCTGAGCATGATGTAGCCTTCGGTTTTGTGACTAATACCCTGGGGCCCTATGTACTTATGGACCCACGGGCTCAGAAGTTGGTCGGAATATTGGCCGGTTGTCTATAAACCCCTTGCTGTTTCACAATTTTTTGTTACAAAGGCACGTATAAGAAGACGCTGAACGCAATGATGTAACTTCAATGTTCTTTAAGCGTCTGGTTAACGGGGCATGTGGCCCCTTGGTTTTTTCTCATTTTGTGGATATCTCATGTTATCGAACAAGTCCTTGGCACTGGCGCTGTGCCTCACTATTACCGGCTGTGCACAAACTCCACAAAATGATGCCGAAGGTGGGCACTGGTGGTCATTTGGATCAGATAAGGTTGCTACCAAGGACGCAGTGACCCAGACCGACGCCAAGCCGGATGCCAAGCCTGTTGCTGACGCCAAGCCCGCTGCCGATGCCAAGCCTGTCGCGCCTGTCGCCGCAGCGCCTGCTCCGGCAGCCAAGAGCGACACTGGCTTCAACTGGTGGCCATTCTCCGCCAAGAGCGCCGACGACAAGGCCGCCGAGGCCAAGGCCGACCTGAAAGCCGACCTCCAGGCCGCCACCCCGGCTCCCGTGGCCAAGACCGACACCGAAGCCCACTGGTGGTGGCCGTTCGATACCAAGCCCAAGCCACTGGCCAAGGTCGATGTGACCAACGTGCAGATGCCCGATCCGAAAATCACCCAGGCCTGGCTGGACGATTACGAGCCGCGCCTGCGCGCTGCGATCAAGGACAGCAACCTGCAATTGGAACGTCGCGACAACGTACTGGTGGTCATTGCCCCGGTAGACGGCTCTTACAACCCGAAACGCCCGGCGATGCTGCTGCCGGTGACCCTGGGCCCGTTCACGCGCGTCGCCAAGGCCGTTGAAGCCGATCCAAAGACCGCCGTACTGGTTCTGGGCCACGTTGATGCCACCGGCAGCGCTCCGGCCAGCCAGGCGCTGAGCAAGGAACGCGCGCAGTCGATTGCCTCGATTTTCA harbors:
- a CDS encoding OmpA family protein yields the protein MLSNKSLALALCLTITGCAQTPQNDAEGGHWWSFGSDKVATKDAVTQTDAKPDAKPVADAKPAADAKPVAPVAAAPAPAAKSDTGFNWWPFSAKSADDKAAEAKADLKADLQAATPAPVAKTDTEAHWWWPFDTKPKPLAKVDVTNVQMPDPKITQAWLDDYEPRLRAAIKDSNLQLERRDNVLVVIAPVDGSYNPKRPAMLLPVTLGPFTRVAKAVEADPKTAVLVLGHVDATGSAPASQALSKERAQSIASIFSLSGLKQDRLMLRGMGDLMPRAANDSSQGRALNRRMEIMFTQRTTMLALLSQYNSGKTPPVAEMVAVQDVPAPAPAAKAPAKKAPAKKAAAKPAAKSAAKKAPAKPAAKKPAATKAKAAAPASNDQAKN